A genomic segment from Lignipirellula cremea encodes:
- a CDS encoding lactonase family protein — translation MSLFLKVRASLIAAATMLSVVVSAGLPAVAAEEGKMLVFFGTYTGGDDQGVFVYELDLKSGALTKLGASGGVKNPSFVELHPTADFLYAASEVASHEGKKSGAIAAFAFDRATGKMTKLNEQPSVGAGPCHVTVDATGQCVMAANYGGGSIVSLPINDDGSLGEPVSFFQHEGHGGTPRQKGPHAHSINVDGTNTFAMAADLGLDKVLIYRLDPAKAKLTPNDPAFVKTAPGAGPRHFAFHPSNKFAYVINEIDNTVTAFAFDAKSGELTTLQSITTLPADYTETSHTAEIRVHPSGKFLYGSNRGHDSLAIFTIDEATGKLTAAGHQSTMGSAPRNFNIDPTGQLLLVANQRTNNVVVFRIDQKTGQLTPTGVDIEVPSPVCVRFRPRK, via the coding sequence ATGTCGCTGTTTTTAAAGGTGCGGGCGTCGCTTATCGCCGCCGCCACGATGTTGTCGGTTGTTGTTTCGGCCGGCCTGCCGGCGGTCGCCGCGGAGGAAGGGAAAATGCTTGTCTTTTTCGGAACGTATACCGGCGGCGACGACCAGGGCGTGTTTGTTTATGAGCTCGACCTGAAGTCGGGCGCCCTGACCAAACTGGGCGCCTCGGGCGGGGTGAAGAATCCGTCGTTTGTCGAGCTGCATCCGACCGCCGACTTTTTATATGCGGCCAGCGAAGTGGCCAGCCATGAAGGGAAAAAGAGCGGAGCGATCGCCGCGTTTGCGTTTGATCGGGCGACCGGAAAAATGACGAAGCTGAACGAACAGCCTTCCGTCGGCGCCGGTCCGTGTCACGTTACGGTCGACGCCACCGGCCAGTGCGTAATGGCGGCCAACTACGGCGGCGGCAGCATTGTCAGCCTGCCGATCAACGACGACGGCTCCCTGGGCGAACCGGTCAGCTTCTTCCAGCACGAAGGCCACGGCGGCACGCCGCGCCAGAAGGGTCCGCACGCGCACTCGATCAATGTCGACGGGACCAACACCTTCGCCATGGCGGCCGACCTGGGCCTCGACAAGGTGCTGATCTATCGCCTGGATCCGGCCAAGGCGAAGCTCACGCCCAACGATCCGGCCTTTGTCAAAACGGCCCCCGGCGCCGGCCCGCGGCACTTTGCCTTCCACCCCAGCAACAAGTTCGCCTATGTGATCAATGAGATAGACAACACGGTGACGGCCTTTGCGTTCGACGCCAAATCGGGCGAACTGACCACGCTGCAGTCGATCACGACCCTGCCGGCCGATTACACGGAAACGAGCCACACGGCCGAGATCCGCGTGCATCCTTCCGGCAAGTTCCTGTACGGATCCAACCGCGGGCATGACAGCCTGGCGATCTTCACCATCGACGAAGCGACCGGCAAGCTGACCGCCGCCGGCCATCAGTCGACGATGGGATCGGCGCCGCGTAATTTCAACATTGATCCGACCGGGCAGTTGCTGCTCGTGGCGAACCAGCGAACCAACAACGTGGTCGTGTTCCGCATCGACCAGAAAACGGGCCAGCTCACGCCGACCGGCGTGGATATCGAAGTGCCGTCCCCCGTCTGCGTGCGGTTCCGCCCTCGCAAGTAA